From a single Mangifera indica cultivar Alphonso chromosome 19, CATAS_Mindica_2.1, whole genome shotgun sequence genomic region:
- the LOC123203010 gene encoding serine carboxypeptidase-like 42 produces MGMGGWWVGLFLVWWLAVSSNVEVKGYPIEDLVRGLPGQPKVEFKQFAGYVDVDVKHGRSLFYYFVEAEVDPQKKPLSLWLNGGPGCSSIGGGAFTELGPFYPSGDGRGLRRNKMSWNRASNLLFVESPAGVGWSYSNTTADYTCGDDSTAKDMVTFFLNWYKKFPEYKSRELFLTGESYAGHYIPQLTSVLLDYNARSTGFKFNIKGVAIGNPLLKLDRDTQATYEFFWSHGMISDEVGLAIMNKCDFDDYVFASPHNMSEWCDSAISEANNIVGDYINNYDVLLDVCYPSIVEQELRLRKVATKKSLGVDVCMSFERRFYFNLPEVQKALHANRTKLPYGWSMCSSVLNYSDTDGNINMLPLLKRIVQNGIPVWVFSGDQDSVVPLLGSRTLIRELAQDLKFPVTVPYGAWFHKGQVGGWATEYGNLLTFATVRGAAHMVPYAQPSRALHLFSSFVRGRRLPNNTHPSIDD; encoded by the exons ATGGGTATGGGTGGTTGGTGGGTTGGTTTGTTTTTGGTTTGGTGGTTGGCTGTGAGTAGCAATGTTGAAGTAAAGGGATACCCAATTGAGGATCTGGTGAGGGGATTGCCTGGTCAGCCCAAAGTTGAGTTCAAACAGTTTGCTGGGTATGTTGACGTTGATGTAAAGCATGGCAGGAGCTTGTTTTACTACTTTGTTGAAGCCGAGGTTGACCCTCAGAAGAAGCCTCTCAGTCTCTGGCTCAATGGAG GTCCAGGGTGTTCATCTATTGGTGGAGGTGCCTTTACAGAGTTGGGTCCATTTTATCCAAGTGGTGATGGCCGAGGACttagaagaaataaaatgtCATGGAATAGAG CATCAAATCTCCTTTTTGTTGAATCTCCTGCTGGAGTTGGATGGTCTTACTCAAATACTACAGCTGATTACACTTGTGGGGATGATTCTACTG CCAAGGATATGGTCACATTCTTCTTGAATTGGTATAAGAAGTTCCCGGAATACAAATCAAGAGAATTATTTCTTACAGGGGAAAGTTATGCAG GCCATTACATACCGCAGCTGACTAGTGTTCTGCTGGACTATAATGCACGTTCAACTGGTTTCAAGTTCAATATCAAAGGAGTTGCT ATTGGAAATCCGCTTCTCAAACTTGATCGTGAtactcaagcaacatatgaatTCTTTTGGTCTCACGGAATGATTTCTGATGAAGTTGGCCTTGCCATCATGAACAAATGTGAttttgatgattatgtttttgctAGTCCTCACAATATGTCTGAATGGTGCGACAGTGCCATCAGTGAAGCAAACAACATTGTTGGTgactatataaataattatgatgtGCTCCTTGATGTTTGTTATCCATCTATAGTAGAGCAAGAACTACGTTTGCGGAAAGTG GCTACCAAGAAAAGTCTTGGAGTTGATGTATGTATGAGCTTTGAAAGACGATTTTATTTCAACCTTCCTGAGGTTCAGAAGGCTCTTCATGCAAATAGAACTAAATTACCCTATGGCTGGTCTATGTGCAGTAG CGTTCTAAATTATAGTGACACTGACGGTAACATCAACATGCTTCCCCTGCTGAAAAGGATAGTTCAGAATGGGATACCTGTCTGGGTATTCAG TGGGGACCAAGATTCTGTTGTTCCTTTGCTGGGATCCCGGACACTCATCCGTGAGCTAGCACAGGATCTGAAGTTCCCCGTTACAGTCCCATATGGAGCTTGGTTTCATAAAGGCCAG GTGGGAGGTTGGGCAACCGAGTATGGAAACTTGTTAACTTTTGCCACAGTAAGGGGTGCTGCTCATATGGTACCCTATGCTCAACCGTCAAGAGCCTTACATCTTTTCAGTTCATTTGTGCGTGGTCGAAGACTGCCTAATAATACTCATCCTTCAATAGATGATTGA
- the LOC123203382 gene encoding alcohol dehydrogenase 1-like, with the protein MSNKVGQVIRCKAAVAWEAGKPLVIEEVEVAPPQKNEVRLKILFTSLCHTDVYFWEAKGQTPVFPRIFGHEAGGIVESVGEGVTDLKPGDHVLPVFTGECRECRHCCSEESNMCDLLRINTDRGVMINDGQSRFSINGKPIYHFVGTSTFSEYTVVHVGCVAKINPAAPLDKVCVLSCGISTGLGATLNVAKPKKGQSVAVFGLGAVGLAAVEGARIAGASRIIGVDLNPNRFSEAKKFGCTEFVNPKDYDKPVQQVIADMTDGGVDRSIECTGSIQAMISAFECTHDGWGVAVLVGVPNKDDAFKTHPMNLLNERTLKGTFFGNYKPRTDIPRVVEQYMNKELDLQLEKFITHSLPFSEINKAFDYMLKGDSLRCIIRMEG; encoded by the exons ATGTCTAACAAAGTCGGTCAAGTTATTCGCTGCAAgg CTGCGGTGGCATGGGAGGCTGGGAAGCCACTGGTTATCGAAGAAGTGGAGGTGGCACCACCACAGAAAAATGAAGTTCGATTGAAGATCCTCTTCACCTCTTTATGCCACACTGATGTTTACTTCTGGGAAGCCAAG GGACAAACACCAGTGTTTCCTCGCATTTTTGGCCATGAAGCGGGAGG AATTGTGGAGAGTGTAGGGGAAGGTGTAACTGATCTAAAACCAGGAGACCATGTTCTTCCTGTGTTCACTGGAGAGTGCAGGGAGTGTCGTCACTGTTGCTCAGAGGAAAGCAACATGTGTGATCTCCTCAGAATCAATACCGACAGGGGTGTTATGATAAATGATGGTCAGTCTAGGTTTTCCATCAATGGGAAGCCCATATACCATTTTGTTGGGACTTCCACTTTCAGTGAATACACTGTTGTCCATGTTGGCTGTGTTGCCAAGATCAACCCTGCCGCCCCTCTTGACAAAGTTTGTGTGCTTAGCTGCGGAATATCCACAG GTCTTGGTGCTACTTTGAATGTTGCAAAACCCAAAAAGGGCCAATCTGTTGCTGTTTTTGGACTTGGTGCTGTTGGTCTTGCC GCTGTTGAAGGGGCAAGGATAGCTGGAGCTTCCAGGATCATTGGTGTTGATTTGAACCCCAACAGATTTTCTGAAG cTAAGAAGTTTGGCTGCACAGAGTTTGTGAATCCAAAAGATTATGACAAACCTGTTCAACAG GTTATTGCTGACATGACTGATGGCGGGGTTGATCGGAGTATTGAATGTACTGGAAGTATCCAGGCCATGATCTCTGCATTTGAATGCACCCATGAT GGTTGGGGAGTTGCCGTACTTGTAGGTGTTCCAAACAAAGATGATGCATTCAAAACTCATCCAATGAATCTGCTTAACGAGAGGACTCTTAAGGGTACCTTCTTTGGCAACTACAAACCTCGCACTGACATTCCTAGAGTCGTGGAGCAATACATGAACAAG GAGTTGGATCTGCAACTTGAGAAATTTATCACTCACTCCTTACCTTTCTCCGAGATCAATAAGGCATTCGACTACATGCTCAAAGGAGATAGCTTGAGGTGCATCATTCGCATGGAGGGATAG
- the LOC123203538 gene encoding putative UDP-glucuronate:xylan alpha-glucuronosyltransferase 3, with the protein MRGPSPITPEARHRLSASSEEANKRRSQRYRVFNVDKALHVQIQYRNFNCKTSSLKILLVIILLGTLFTLFRSPAVHIADHPSTAASRSSFMRWMTESPTDDPRYLSTLDMDWDQITNVVEKLTDRNEYQGVGLLNFNDSEIDLWRQLLPDCEHVDLHLDHVSNNITWEVLYPEWIDEEEEFEVPACPSLPKIQVPGKPRIDLIAVKLPCNKFGRWSRDVARLHLQLETARLAASSKGLHPVHVLLVTDCFPIPNLFTCKDIIVREGNVWLYKPNLHRLREKVRLPVGSCELAVPLKAKEHFYSERPHREAYATILHSAQVYVCGAITAAQSIRLAGSTRDFVILVDETISEYHRGGLAAAGWKVHTIQRIRNPKAERDAYNEWNYSKFRLWQLTDYDKIIFIDADLLILRNIDFLFEMPEITATGNNATLFNSGVMVVEPSNCTFQLLMDHINEIESYNGGDQGYLNEIFTWWHRIPKHMNFLKHFWEGDEEEKKQMKIHLFGADPPILYVLHYLGNKPWLCFRDYDCNWNVDILQEFASDVAHKRWWKVHDAMPKHLQKFCLLRSKQKAALEWDRRQAEKGNYTDGHWKIKIKDKRLETCFEDFCFWESMLWHWGEKNWTDNATATPALPAITTTSLASS; encoded by the exons TTATCATCTTGTTGGGAACTTTGTTCACACTTTTCCGTTCTCCAGCAGTTCATATTGCTGATCATCCATCCACTGCTGCATCTCG GTCCAGTTTCATGAGATGGATGACAGAGAGTCCTACTGATGATCCACGTTATTTATCTACTTTAGATATGGACTGGGACCAAATTACAAATGTTGTAGAGAAACTGACTGACAGGAATGAATATCAGGGTGTTGGCTTGTTAAACTTTAATGACAGCGAGATAGATCTGTGGAGGCAGCTATTACCAGATTGTGAGCATGTTGATTTGCACCTTGACCATGTATCAAACAACATAACTTGGGAAGTTCTATACCCAGAATGgatagatgaagaagaagaatttgaaGTTCCTGCTTGTCCTTCTCTGCCCAAGATTCAAGTTCCTGGAAAACCACGGATTGATCTTATTGCTGTCAAGCTTCCTTGCAACAAGTTTGGGAGATGGTCAAGAGATGTGGCCCGTCTACACTTGCAGCTTGAAACAGCAAGGCTTGCTGCCTCTTCTAAAGGCCTTCATCCAGTGCATGTGCTTTTGGTAACTGATTGCTTTCCAATTCCAAATCTCTTCACTTGCAAGGATATCATTGTACGTGAAGGGAATGTGTGGCTATACAAACCCAACCTTCATAGGTTGAGGGAAAAGGTGCGGCTACCTGTGGGATCATGTGAACTTGCTGTTCCTCTCAAGGCTAAAG AACATTTCTACTCAGAAAGGCCACATAGAGAAGCCTATGCAACAATCCTTCATTCTGCACAGGTATATGTTTGTGGGGCTATTACCGCAGCTCAGAGTATCCGTTTAGCAGGCTCTACACGAGACTTTGTGATACTTGTGGATGAAACAATTAGTGAGTATCATAGAGGTGGCTTGGCGGCTGCAGGCTGGAAAGTCCATACAATTCAAAGAATCAGGAACCCAAAAGCCGAACGCGATGCATACAATGAATGGAATTACAGCAAATTCCGTCTGTGGCAGTTAACAGATTATGACAAGATCATTTTCATTGATGCTGACTTGCTTATACTTAGaaacattgattttttatttgaaatgcCAGAAATAACTGCCACAGGAAACAATGCTACCCTGTTCAATTCAGGTGTTATGGTGGTTGAGCCATCAAATTGTACATTCCAGTTGCTAATGGATCACATCAATGAGATTGAGTCTTACAATGGTGGGGACCAGGGCTATCTGAATGAAATCTTCACATGGTGGCACAGGATTCCAAAACACATGAACTTCTTGAAGCATTTTTGGGAAGGTGACGAGGAGGAGAAGAAACAGATGAAAATCCATCTATTTGGAGCTGATCCTCCTATCCTTTATGTTCTTCATTATTTGGGAAATAAACCATGGCTATGCTTTCGGGACTATGATTGCAACTGGAATGTGGACATTTTGCAAGAGTTTGCCAGTGATGTTGCTCATAAAAGATGGTGGAAGGTACATGACGCCATGCCGAAACACTTGCAAAAATTCTGCTTGCTTAGGTCAAAACAGAAGGCAGCATTGGAGTGGGATCGGAGGCAAGCTGAGAAAGGCAACTACACCGATGGTCATTGGAAGatcaaaataaaagataagCGTTTGGAAACTTGCTTCGAGGATTTCTGCTTCTGGGAAAGCATGTTGTGGCACTGGGGTGAAAAAAATTGGACAGATAATGCAACTGCAACTCCAGCTCTACCAGCCATCACCACTACATCTCTTGCATCTTCATAA
- the LOC123202677 gene encoding protein trichome berefringence-like 7 isoform X2, whose translation MSLFLWKTHLEIFSKEYEIPKPDNSVGKCNVFEGRWIQDERYPLYNSSLCPFAERGFNCLANGRKDRVYTKWRWKPKNCDIPRFDSREMLEKLRGKRVVFVGDSLSRTQWESMICMLMTGVEDKKSVYEVNGNEITKRIRFLGVRFSSYNIGVDFYRSVFLVKPGPVPKRAPKRVKSTLQLDKLDDINKKWIDADVLIFNSGHWWTRTKLFEMGCYFQANGSLKLGMPTNTAFRAALHTWASWVETMVNTNRTSIFFRTFESSHWSGRNRNSCKVTRQPSLRTKGRDRSPISDIIIDVVKKMSAPVTVLHVTPMGAFRSDAHVGTWSDNPSVPDCSHWCLPGVPDTWNEVLFSHLWLTNGTSRQ comes from the exons ATGAGCTTGTTTTTGTGGAAAACCCACTTGGAAATTT TCAGTAAAGAGTACGAGATTCCTAAGCCAGATAATTCGGTTGGAAAATGCAATGTGTTTGAAGGGAGGTGGATCCAAGATGAACGTTACCCGTTGTACAATTCCTCCCTTTGTCCCTTTGCAGAAAGGGGATTTAATTGTTTGGCTAATGGGCGAAAAGATAGAGTTTATACAAAATGGAGGTGGAAGCCGAAGAATTGTGACATTCCACGTTTTGATTCAAGAGAAATGCTTGAAAAGCTTCGTGGAAAACGAGTTGTTTTTGTTGGCGATTCATTGAGCAGAACACAGTGGGAGTCTATGATATGTATGCTCATGACTGGTGTGGAAGATAAGAAGAGTGTTTATGAAGTTAATGGAAATGAAATCACAAAACGTATTAGGTTTTTAGGTGTCCGATTTAGTTCCTATAATATTGGTGTTGATTTCTACCGTTCAGTATTTCTGGTTAAGCCTGGACCAGTGCCAAAGCGTGCCCCAAAGAGGGTTAAGTCAACCCTTCAACTTGACAAGTTGGATGACATTAACAAAAAGTGGATTGATGCTGatgttttgatatttaattcaGGGCACTGGTGGACACGGACTAAGCTTTTTGAAAT GGGCTGTTATTTTCAGGCCAATGGATCGCTTAAACTTGGAATGCCAACCAACACTGCCTTCAGAGCAGCATTACACACTTGGGCATCTTGGGTTGAGACTATGGTCAACACAAATAGAACAAGCATATTCTTTCGGACTTTTGAATCTTCGCATTGGAG CGGTCGAAACCGTAATTCTTGCAAAGTGACTAGGCAACCTTCATTGAGAACTAAAGGGCGGGATCGCAGTCCGATTTCAGACATCATAATCGATGTGGTGAAGAAAATGTCAGCTCCTGTGACAGTTTTGCATGTTACACCGATGGGGGCATTTCGCAGCGATGCTCATGTAGGTACTTGGAGTGACAATCCATCAGTTCCAGATTGCAGCCATTGGTGCCTGCCTGGAGTCCCTGATACCTGGAATGAAGTTCTCTTCTCCCATCTGTGGTTGACGAACGGGACATCCCGTCAGTGA
- the LOC123202677 gene encoding protein trichome berefringence-like 7 isoform X1, with protein sequence MLIAVGVEMKEMMVCHFRSIYAKVFIFYNKIVKGHFKFWIFPSFNGFATGSLISFLMAIICAYFYLFPLFQPVSKEYEIPKPDNSVGKCNVFEGRWIQDERYPLYNSSLCPFAERGFNCLANGRKDRVYTKWRWKPKNCDIPRFDSREMLEKLRGKRVVFVGDSLSRTQWESMICMLMTGVEDKKSVYEVNGNEITKRIRFLGVRFSSYNIGVDFYRSVFLVKPGPVPKRAPKRVKSTLQLDKLDDINKKWIDADVLIFNSGHWWTRTKLFEMGCYFQANGSLKLGMPTNTAFRAALHTWASWVETMVNTNRTSIFFRTFESSHWSGRNRNSCKVTRQPSLRTKGRDRSPISDIIIDVVKKMSAPVTVLHVTPMGAFRSDAHVGTWSDNPSVPDCSHWCLPGVPDTWNEVLFSHLWLTNGTSRQ encoded by the exons ATGTTGATAGCAGTTGGGGTGGAAATGAAGGAGATGATGGTGTGTCATTTTAGATCTATCTATGCAAAGGTGTTTATTTTCTACAACAAAATAGTAAAGGGTCACTTTAAATTTTGGATCTTTCCATCATTTAATGGATTTGCTACTGGTTCATTGATATCCTTCCTTATGGCCATAATATgtgcatatttttatttgtttcctcTGTTTCAACCAGTCAGTAAAGAGTACGAGATTCCTAAGCCAGATAATTCGGTTGGAAAATGCAATGTGTTTGAAGGGAGGTGGATCCAAGATGAACGTTACCCGTTGTACAATTCCTCCCTTTGTCCCTTTGCAGAAAGGGGATTTAATTGTTTGGCTAATGGGCGAAAAGATAGAGTTTATACAAAATGGAGGTGGAAGCCGAAGAATTGTGACATTCCACGTTTTGATTCAAGAGAAATGCTTGAAAAGCTTCGTGGAAAACGAGTTGTTTTTGTTGGCGATTCATTGAGCAGAACACAGTGGGAGTCTATGATATGTATGCTCATGACTGGTGTGGAAGATAAGAAGAGTGTTTATGAAGTTAATGGAAATGAAATCACAAAACGTATTAGGTTTTTAGGTGTCCGATTTAGTTCCTATAATATTGGTGTTGATTTCTACCGTTCAGTATTTCTGGTTAAGCCTGGACCAGTGCCAAAGCGTGCCCCAAAGAGGGTTAAGTCAACCCTTCAACTTGACAAGTTGGATGACATTAACAAAAAGTGGATTGATGCTGatgttttgatatttaattcaGGGCACTGGTGGACACGGACTAAGCTTTTTGAAAT GGGCTGTTATTTTCAGGCCAATGGATCGCTTAAACTTGGAATGCCAACCAACACTGCCTTCAGAGCAGCATTACACACTTGGGCATCTTGGGTTGAGACTATGGTCAACACAAATAGAACAAGCATATTCTTTCGGACTTTTGAATCTTCGCATTGGAG CGGTCGAAACCGTAATTCTTGCAAAGTGACTAGGCAACCTTCATTGAGAACTAAAGGGCGGGATCGCAGTCCGATTTCAGACATCATAATCGATGTGGTGAAGAAAATGTCAGCTCCTGTGACAGTTTTGCATGTTACACCGATGGGGGCATTTCGCAGCGATGCTCATGTAGGTACTTGGAGTGACAATCCATCAGTTCCAGATTGCAGCCATTGGTGCCTGCCTGGAGTCCCTGATACCTGGAATGAAGTTCTCTTCTCCCATCTGTGGTTGACGAACGGGACATCCCGTCAGTGA